From the genome of Pseudomonas yamanorum, one region includes:
- a CDS encoding L-serine ammonia-lyase, whose amino-acid sequence MAISVFDLFKVGIGPSSSHTVGPMRAAATFVQGLNDQQLLDETRRVEVRLYGSLSATGVGHATDRACVMGLMGEWPDSIDPTSIGPRIQQLRESGQLLLGGRKPIAFNWQHDLLLLDESLPYHPNAMSLHAYGENGLLSEQTYYSVGGGFIIEAAEAESGIAPTSEVQLPYDFSSAVELLALCNKHCLRVSELMMANERAWRSDAEIRSGLLHIWSVMRECVEQGLRHEGILPGGLDVPRRAAKLHRSLLEIGKPNVITSTLSAMEWVNLFALAVNEENAAGGRMVTAPTNGAAGIIPAVLHYYMKFNPDASDDDVVNFFLAAAAVGILCKKNASISGAEVGCQGEVGSACAMAAAGLADILGASPEQLENAAEIGLEHNLGLTCDPVGGLVQVPCIERNAIAAVKAINATQMALRGDGKHFISLDRVIRTMRDTGADMHDKYKETSRGGLAVSWVEC is encoded by the coding sequence ATGGCTATCAGTGTTTTCGATCTATTCAAAGTGGGCATTGGTCCTTCCAGCTCCCATACCGTCGGCCCGATGCGGGCGGCGGCGACCTTCGTCCAGGGGCTAAACGACCAGCAATTGCTCGACGAAACCCGTCGGGTAGAAGTCCGTTTGTACGGCTCTCTGTCCGCTACCGGTGTCGGCCACGCCACCGACCGCGCCTGCGTGATGGGCCTGATGGGCGAATGGCCAGACAGCATCGACCCCACCAGCATCGGTCCACGCATTCAGCAACTGCGTGAGTCCGGCCAATTGCTGCTCGGCGGCCGCAAGCCGATTGCCTTCAACTGGCAACACGACCTCCTGCTGCTGGACGAAAGCCTGCCCTACCACCCCAACGCCATGTCCCTGCATGCCTACGGCGAAAACGGCCTGTTGAGCGAGCAGACGTACTACTCGGTGGGCGGCGGTTTCATCATCGAAGCGGCGGAAGCTGAATCCGGTATCGCGCCGACCAGCGAAGTGCAATTGCCTTACGACTTCTCCAGCGCCGTCGAACTGCTGGCCTTGTGCAACAAGCACTGCCTGCGGGTTTCCGAACTGATGATGGCCAACGAACGGGCCTGGCGCAGTGACGCCGAGATCCGCAGCGGCCTGCTGCATATCTGGTCGGTGATGCGCGAATGCGTTGAGCAAGGCCTGCGCCACGAAGGCATCTTGCCCGGCGGTCTGGATGTGCCACGGCGCGCGGCGAAATTGCACCGCAGCCTGTTGGAAATCGGCAAGCCCAACGTCATCACGTCGACTTTGTCGGCGATGGAATGGGTCAACCTGTTCGCCCTCGCCGTCAACGAAGAAAACGCTGCTGGCGGGCGCATGGTGACGGCACCGACCAATGGCGCGGCGGGGATTATCCCGGCGGTGCTGCACTACTACATGAAGTTCAACCCGGACGCGTCCGACGATGACGTGGTGAATTTCTTCCTCGCCGCGGCCGCCGTCGGCATCCTCTGCAAGAAAAACGCCTCGATCTCCGGCGCCGAAGTCGGTTGCCAGGGCGAAGTCGGCTCGGCCTGCGCCATGGCCGCCGCTGGCCTGGCCGACATACTCGGCGCGTCTCCGGAACAACTGGAAAACGCCGCCGAAATAGGCCTGGAGCATAACCTGGGCCTGACCTGCGACCCGGTTGGCGGACTGGTCCAGGTGCCGTGCATCGAGCGCAACGCCATCGCGGCGGTCAAGGCGATCAACGCCACTCAGATGGCCCTGCGCGGCGATGGCAAGCACTTCATCTCTCTGGACCGGGTGATCCGCACCATGCGCGACACCGGCGCCGACATGCACGACAAATACAAAGAAACTTCACGGGGCGGCCTGGCGGTCAGCTGGGTGGAGTGCTGA
- the fecA gene encoding TonB-dependent Fe(3+) dicitrate receptor FecA yields the protein MPQQPTRLTPLARTLRHLLLGASLSFSAVPYVMAADAKPYRIAPTSLEAALNQFGREAGVLISFGSDVTAGVQSHGLSGNYTAEEGLNALLKGTGLQARAEGNNAFSLQPANAPATLELGTSNVVGDWLGDAAQTNVFEHPGARDVIRREEFERQGATQARDVLNRIPGVNAPENNGTGSHDMALNFGIRGLNPRLASRSTVLMDGIPVPFAPYGQPQLSFAPISMGNMDAVDVVRGGGAVRYGPQNVGGIVNFVTRAIPDAPTVKGGLQTETSPSSSHDGFKTTGNLLAGGTADNGLGGAILYSGTRGGDWRENSDTRIDDLILKGKYQLDDANSFNAMAQYYEGKADMPGGLSTAAYKADPYQSTRPYDQFWGRRTMFNAGYRYQEDRREFTVNSFFTTTLRSGYLDQGNFLSLSPREYWVRGLETRFAQGFDLGPTSHEVGVGYRYINEAGHEMRYRTPITANQQLPTTDSRNDRDTRGSTEANAFFVDDRIDIGKWTITPGIRYEMIESQQTNNLSNVKYKGDYNTALPALNVLYHLTDDWNLYANTEGSFGSVQYSQMPNRVTSGEVKPEKARTWELGTRYDNGTLRAEIGAFLINFDNQYDSNQTNDTVIARGETRHQGIESSINYALDGLSPALAGFDVYATYAYVDATIREDGPNKGNRVPFSSKHKGTLGVGYTEGRWKLNVDSSYQSSQFADNANTEAESADGSTGRIPGYMLFSSRAAYDFGPQLSDLNVAVGVKNIFNKQYYTRSFDDNNKGKYVGEPRTLYVQTSIAF from the coding sequence ATGCCCCAGCAACCGACTCGCCTGACGCCCCTCGCCCGCACCCTGCGCCACTTGTTGCTGGGGGCCAGCCTCAGTTTCAGCGCCGTGCCCTACGTAATGGCGGCCGATGCCAAGCCCTACCGCATCGCCCCTACGTCACTTGAAGCGGCGTTGAACCAATTTGGCCGTGAAGCCGGCGTGCTGATTTCATTTGGCTCCGATGTGACCGCCGGCGTGCAAAGCCACGGCCTGTCGGGCAACTACACCGCTGAAGAAGGCTTGAATGCGTTGCTCAAAGGCACCGGCCTGCAAGCCCGCGCCGAGGGCAACAATGCCTTCAGCCTGCAACCGGCGAATGCTCCGGCCACCCTCGAATTGGGCACCTCCAACGTGGTCGGCGACTGGCTGGGGGACGCGGCGCAAACCAACGTCTTCGAACACCCGGGGGCGCGGGACGTGATCCGTCGCGAAGAGTTCGAACGCCAGGGCGCCACCCAGGCCCGCGATGTGCTCAACCGCATTCCCGGGGTCAACGCTCCGGAAAATAACGGCACCGGCAGCCACGACATGGCGCTGAACTTCGGTATTCGCGGGCTCAACCCACGCCTGGCCTCGCGTTCCACAGTATTGATGGACGGCATACCGGTGCCGTTTGCACCGTATGGCCAGCCGCAGTTGTCGTTCGCGCCCATCAGCATGGGCAACATGGACGCGGTGGACGTGGTGCGCGGCGGCGGCGCGGTGCGTTATGGCCCGCAGAACGTCGGCGGCATCGTCAACTTCGTCACCCGCGCGATTCCCGACGCGCCAACGGTGAAAGGCGGCTTGCAGACCGAAACCAGCCCGTCTTCCAGCCACGATGGCTTCAAGACCACCGGCAACCTGCTGGCGGGCGGCACCGCGGACAACGGCCTGGGCGGCGCCATCCTGTATTCCGGCACCCGGGGCGGTGACTGGCGCGAAAACAGCGACACCCGCATCGACGACCTGATCCTCAAGGGCAAGTACCAACTGGACGACGCCAACAGCTTCAACGCCATGGCGCAGTACTACGAAGGTAAAGCCGATATGCCCGGCGGCTTGAGTACCGCGGCCTACAAAGCCGACCCGTATCAATCCACCCGCCCCTACGACCAGTTCTGGGGTCGCCGCACGATGTTCAACGCCGGTTACCGCTACCAGGAAGATCGCCGGGAATTCACCGTCAACAGCTTCTTCACCACCACGCTGCGCAGCGGTTACCTGGACCAGGGCAACTTCCTCTCCCTGTCGCCTCGCGAGTACTGGGTGCGCGGCCTGGAAACCCGTTTCGCCCAAGGCTTCGACCTCGGCCCCACCAGCCACGAAGTCGGCGTGGGCTACCGCTACATCAACGAAGCCGGCCACGAAATGCGCTACCGCACGCCAATTACCGCCAATCAGCAACTGCCCACCACCGACAGCCGCAACGACCGCGACACCCGGGGCAGCACCGAAGCCAATGCGTTCTTCGTCGATGACCGGATTGATATCGGCAAATGGACCATCACTCCGGGCATCCGCTACGAGATGATCGAGTCTCAGCAGACCAACAACCTCAGCAACGTCAAATACAAGGGTGACTACAACACCGCCCTGCCGGCGTTGAACGTGCTCTACCACCTGACCGATGACTGGAACCTCTACGCCAACACCGAAGGTTCATTCGGCAGCGTGCAATACAGCCAGATGCCCAACCGCGTGACCAGCGGCGAAGTGAAGCCGGAAAAAGCCCGCACCTGGGAGCTCGGCACCCGTTACGACAACGGCACCCTGCGGGCTGAAATCGGCGCGTTCCTGATCAACTTCGACAATCAGTACGACAGTAACCAGACCAACGACACGGTGATCGCCCGTGGCGAAACCCGTCACCAGGGCATCGAGTCCAGCATCAACTATGCCCTCGACGGCTTGAGCCCGGCCCTGGCGGGTTTTGATGTGTACGCCACTTACGCCTATGTCGACGCCACCATCCGCGAAGACGGCCCGAACAAAGGCAACCGCGTGCCCTTCTCCTCCAAGCACAAAGGCACCCTGGGCGTGGGTTACACCGAAGGTCGCTGGAAGTTGAATGTGGACAGCAGCTACCAGAGCAGCCAGTTCGCCGACAACGCCAACACGGAAGCGGAAAGCGCTGACGGCAGCACCGGACGCATTCCTGGCTACATGCTGTTCAGCAGCCGCGCGGCGTATGACTTTGGCCCGCAGCTGTCGGATTTGAACGTGGCGGTCGGTGTGAAAAACATCTTCAACAAGCAGTACTACACCCGCTCGTTTGACGATAACAACAAGGGCAAATACGTCGGCGAGCCGCGCACGCTGTATGTGCAGACGTCCATCGCGTTCTGA
- a CDS encoding serine/threonine transporter, whose protein sequence is MTDVRTPAAENPAVDLTQTTVTQGWNKHDTTWMLGLYGTAIGAGTLFLPINAGVGGFWPLIVLALLAFPMTFFAHRGLTRFVLSGKSGDITDVVEEHFGIGAGKLITLLYFFAIFPILLVYSVALTNTLTSFMEHQLHMAPPPRAILSLVLILGLMAIVRCGQGVIVKAMSVLVYPFVAALLLLAVSLIPNWNGAFFASASEGMPLPTFFKTLWLAIPVMVFSFNHSPIISAFAVDQKRVYGPQAERKSSGILAMAHSMMVLTVMFFCFSCVLALSPADLAAAKAQNISILSYLANHFQTPVIAYAAPLIALVAITKSFLGHYIGASEGFQGLIVKSLRGRNRSMSAKWLERCTALFMVLTCWAVATFNPSILGMIETMGGPIIACLLFLMPMYAIRRVPSLRQYSGQASNVFVVLIGLIALSAIVFSVMP, encoded by the coding sequence ATGACCGATGTACGTACACCTGCTGCCGAAAATCCCGCTGTAGACCTGACGCAGACCACCGTTACACAAGGCTGGAACAAACACGACACCACCTGGATGCTCGGCCTCTACGGCACCGCCATCGGTGCCGGCACCCTGTTCCTGCCGATCAACGCCGGCGTGGGCGGCTTCTGGCCGTTGATCGTGCTGGCGCTGCTGGCCTTCCCGATGACCTTCTTCGCTCACCGTGGGCTGACGCGCTTTGTGTTGTCGGGCAAATCCGGCGACATCACCGACGTGGTGGAAGAACACTTCGGCATCGGCGCCGGCAAGCTGATCACCTTGCTGTACTTCTTCGCGATCTTCCCGATTTTGCTGGTGTACAGCGTGGCGCTGACCAACACCCTGACCAGCTTTATGGAACACCAACTGCACATGGCGCCGCCGCCCCGGGCGATCCTGTCGCTGGTGCTGATCCTCGGCCTGATGGCCATCGTGCGATGCGGCCAAGGCGTTATCGTCAAAGCCATGAGCGTGCTGGTGTACCCGTTCGTCGCCGCCCTGTTGCTGTTGGCGGTGAGCCTGATCCCCAACTGGAACGGCGCCTTCTTCGCCTCCGCCAGCGAAGGCATGCCGCTGCCCACGTTCTTCAAGACCTTGTGGCTGGCCATCCCGGTGATGGTGTTTTCCTTCAACCACTCGCCGATCATTTCCGCCTTTGCCGTCGACCAGAAACGCGTGTACGGCCCGCAAGCCGAGCGCAAAAGCAGCGGCATCCTGGCCATGGCCCACAGCATGATGGTGCTGACGGTGATGTTCTTCTGCTTCAGCTGCGTGCTGGCCCTGTCGCCGGCTGACCTGGCCGCCGCCAAGGCGCAGAACATCTCGATCCTGTCGTACCTGGCGAACCACTTCCAGACCCCGGTCATCGCCTACGCCGCACCGCTGATCGCACTGGTGGCGATCACCAAATCCTTCCTGGGCCACTACATCGGCGCCAGCGAAGGCTTCCAGGGCCTGATCGTCAAATCCCTGCGCGGGCGCAACCGCAGCATGTCGGCCAAGTGGCTGGAGCGCTGCACCGCGCTGTTCATGGTGCTCACCTGCTGGGCCGTGGCCACCTTCAACCCGAGCATCCTCGGCATGATCGAAACCATGGGCGGGCCGATCATCGCTTGCCTGTTGTTCCTGATGCCGATGTACGCCATCCGCCGGGTGCCATCCTTGCGCCAGTACTCGGGCCAGGCGTCCAACGTGTTTGTGGTGTTGATCGGCTTGATTGCGCTGTCTGCGATCGTTTTTTCGGTCATGCCCTGA
- a CDS encoding LysR substrate-binding domain-containing protein, producing the protein MARPLHGQTYVWLHVFSCAARHLSFTRCAEELHITPGAVSQQIRQLEERLGFRLFHRRARGVELSAEGQRLAITVGEAYGSIDAELQRLDAGMISGTLRLRSIPSFLGKWLTPRLPRLQQRFPDIQLRMVAEDSSVALHEGDFDLAIDLNDGSYPGLLSTALLDEQIFPVCAPSLLRGRPPLHGPADLVHFPLLHDITAWRGSYEYAEWEFYLNAIGYDAADVRRGHTFNRNHLTIEAAIAGMGVAIARRTLLNDELERGTLIVPFGLAVPNHKRYVLLYAPGALSHPGVRAVHDWLVEEAEIFRGLHPLGEGQL; encoded by the coding sequence ATGGCTCGCCCGCTTCATGGCCAGACTTACGTCTGGTTGCACGTTTTTTCCTGCGCGGCTCGGCATTTGTCGTTCACCCGCTGCGCCGAGGAACTGCACATCACCCCGGGCGCGGTCAGCCAGCAAATTCGCCAGTTGGAGGAGCGGCTGGGCTTTCGCCTGTTCCATCGGCGCGCACGCGGGGTTGAGCTGAGCGCAGAGGGCCAGCGGTTGGCGATCACCGTGGGCGAGGCCTATGGCAGCATCGATGCCGAGTTGCAGCGCCTGGATGCCGGGATGATCAGCGGCACCTTGCGCTTGCGCTCGATCCCGTCGTTTCTCGGCAAATGGCTGACCCCGCGCTTGCCGCGTTTGCAGCAGCGGTTCCCGGACATCCAACTGCGCATGGTCGCCGAAGACAGCAGCGTTGCCTTGCATGAGGGCGACTTTGACCTGGCCATCGACCTGAACGATGGCAGCTACCCTGGATTGTTATCCACAGCCTTGCTGGACGAGCAGATCTTCCCGGTGTGCGCTCCGAGCCTGTTGCGTGGGCGACCGCCGCTGCATGGCCCCGCCGACCTGGTGCATTTCCCGCTGCTGCACGACATTACCGCCTGGCGTGGGAGTTATGAGTACGCGGAGTGGGAGTTCTACCTGAATGCCATCGGCTACGACGCCGCCGACGTACGGCGTGGGCATACCTTCAACCGCAACCATCTGACCATCGAGGCGGCGATTGCCGGCATGGGCGTGGCGATTGCCCGGCGAACCTTGCTCAATGACGAACTGGAGCGCGGAACCTTGATCGTGCCGTTCGGCCTCGCCGTACCCAATCACAAACGTTACGTGCTGCTGTACGCACCAGGCGCGCTGAGCCATCCGGGCGTGCGGGCGGTGCATGACTGGCTGGTGGAGGAAGCGGAGATTTTTCGCGGATTGCACCCGTTGGGAGAGGGGCAATTGTAA
- a CDS encoding FecR domain-containing protein, with product MNFSTQVAEQAVHWLLEMQQGPLNPRKQAAWQQWLDAHSEHQRAWEQIQRVNQRLRGMPSPLAHAALNAPKSNSRRQALKLLLILGAGSAAAWGLRQQHILPPLSADYRSPIGQRRTFQLADGSQLQLNTGSAVDVHFEGQQRLIRLLEGEIQLTAKTGNSPLRIVTAQGLLSAQAARLNVRQFNDHTLLAVFDGHVDVMPNTYSGLPLSVDKAHQVNFTRKGWDTARPTDAGSGAWADGMLVAAHMRLEDFLAELSRYRRGQLNCDPQVANLLISGSYPLDDSERILDLLQVSLPVKVRRFTRYWVTVEARA from the coding sequence ATGAATTTCTCAACGCAAGTCGCCGAACAAGCGGTGCACTGGCTGTTGGAAATGCAGCAGGGCCCACTCAACCCGCGCAAACAGGCGGCCTGGCAACAATGGCTGGACGCCCACAGCGAACATCAGCGGGCCTGGGAGCAAATCCAGCGAGTGAACCAGCGGCTGCGCGGGATGCCGTCACCGTTGGCCCACGCCGCCTTGAATGCACCGAAATCCAACAGTCGCCGCCAGGCCCTGAAGTTGTTGCTGATACTCGGCGCCGGGTCGGCAGCGGCCTGGGGTTTGCGCCAGCAACATATCCTGCCGCCGTTGAGTGCCGACTACCGCAGCCCCATCGGCCAGCGGCGCACGTTCCAGCTGGCCGATGGCAGCCAGTTGCAGCTCAACACCGGCAGTGCGGTGGATGTGCATTTTGAGGGTCAGCAACGCTTGATCCGCCTGCTCGAAGGCGAAATCCAGCTGACCGCCAAAACCGGCAACAGCCCGCTGCGGATCGTCACCGCCCAGGGCCTGCTCAGCGCCCAGGCGGCACGGCTGAACGTGCGGCAGTTCAATGATCACACCCTATTGGCAGTGTTCGACGGGCACGTCGACGTCATGCCCAACACCTATAGCGGTTTGCCGCTCTCCGTCGACAAAGCCCATCAGGTCAATTTCACCCGCAAAGGCTGGGACACCGCACGCCCCACCGATGCCGGCAGCGGTGCCTGGGCCGATGGCATGCTGGTGGCGGCCCACATGCGCCTGGAAGATTTCCTCGCCGAACTGAGCCGTTATCGTCGCGGCCAGCTCAACTGCGACCCGCAAGTGGCCAACCTGCTGATTTCCGGCAGCTACCCGCTGGACGACAGCGAGCGAATCCTGGACCTGCTGCAAGTCAGCCTGCCGGTCAAGGTCCGTCGATTTACCCGCTACTGGGTCACCGTCGAAGCCCGTGCCTGA
- a CDS encoding MFS transporter — MSSDAVVSAINPPRTARDGLALTAVCLVALMFGLEISSVPVILPTLEQQLGTGFQDAQWIMNAYTLACTSVLMAAGTLADRFGRRRMLVLCLWVFGLASLACGLANDASTLIAARFVQGVGGGAMMICQFAILSHQFREPAARARAFAIWGVIAGVGLGFGPMVGALILAVADWRWVFLVHVPLTLFTLVLLRISVQESRDPAAHRLDIAGMATLTLAVFALVYFITQGTESGFATPAMLGWAGLSVASLLLFVVVERRSPHPMFDFSVFRIPRFNGALMGSIGMNFSFWPFMIYLPLYFQAGLGYDTMLTGLALLAYTLPTLVVPPLAERLALRYGAERIIPLGLGLMGVGFVAMAAINRSGQPNVVSILIACGIAGSGLAFTNSPTTNTTTGSVSSDRAGMASGIDFSARLITLALNIALMGLVLILGIAHYLAGVLPDTAQLATLSQDIAAGKLEVLPQGSLIAQAALRNGAGWAMLYAGLGACALSALSACFFRRSPH, encoded by the coding sequence ATGTCATCCGACGCCGTTGTATCCGCCATCAACCCGCCGCGTACCGCCAGAGACGGCCTGGCGCTCACCGCCGTGTGCCTGGTGGCGCTGATGTTCGGGCTGGAGATTTCCAGCGTGCCGGTCATCCTGCCCACCCTCGAACAGCAACTGGGCACCGGCTTCCAGGACGCCCAATGGATCATGAATGCCTACACCCTGGCCTGCACCAGCGTGCTGATGGCGGCGGGCACATTGGCCGATCGCTTTGGCCGGCGGCGCATGCTGGTGCTGTGCCTGTGGGTATTCGGGCTGGCTTCGCTGGCTTGTGGGCTGGCGAACGATGCGTCCACGCTGATCGCGGCGCGTTTTGTCCAGGGCGTGGGTGGCGGGGCGATGATGATCTGCCAGTTCGCGATCCTTTCGCACCAGTTCCGCGAGCCGGCGGCCCGGGCGCGAGCCTTTGCCATCTGGGGTGTGATTGCCGGTGTGGGCCTGGGCTTCGGGCCGATGGTGGGGGCGTTGATCCTGGCAGTCGCGGATTGGCGCTGGGTGTTCCTGGTGCATGTGCCGCTGACCTTGTTTACCCTGGTGTTGCTGCGCATCAGCGTGCAGGAGTCCCGCGACCCGGCGGCCCATCGCCTCGATATCGCCGGTATGGCCACCCTGACCCTGGCGGTGTTCGCCCTGGTTTACTTCATCACCCAGGGCACCGAGAGCGGCTTTGCCACCCCGGCGATGCTCGGTTGGGCCGGGTTGTCGGTGGCCAGCCTGCTGTTGTTCGTGGTTGTCGAGCGGCGCAGCCCACATCCGATGTTCGATTTCTCGGTGTTTCGCATCCCGCGCTTCAACGGCGCGCTGATGGGCTCGATCGGCATGAACTTCAGCTTCTGGCCCTTCATGATCTACCTGCCGCTGTATTTCCAGGCCGGCCTGGGCTACGACACGATGCTCACCGGGCTCGCCCTGCTCGCCTACACCCTGCCCACACTGGTGGTACCGCCACTCGCTGAACGCCTGGCCCTGCGCTACGGCGCCGAACGCATCATTCCGTTGGGCCTGGGCCTGATGGGCGTGGGGTTTGTCGCCATGGCCGCGATCAACCGTAGCGGCCAGCCCAATGTGGTATCGATCCTGATCGCCTGTGGGATTGCCGGCAGCGGCTTGGCGTTTACCAACTCGCCCACCACCAACACCACCACCGGCTCAGTTTCATCCGACCGCGCGGGGATGGCCTCGGGCATCGACTTCAGTGCACGGCTGATCACACTCGCACTCAACATCGCGCTGATGGGGTTGGTGTTGATACTCGGGATCGCTCACTACCTGGCGGGCGTATTGCCCGACACGGCGCAGTTGGCCACCCTCAGCCAGGACATCGCCGCCGGCAAGCTGGAGGTGTTGCCGCAGGGCTCGTTGATTGCCCAGGCCGCGCTACGCAACGGTGCCGGTTGGGCCATGTTGTACGCAGGCTTGGGCGCGTGCGCACTGTCGGCCTTGAGCGCCTGTTTTTTCCGGCGCAGCCCGCACTGA
- a CDS encoding DUF3649 domain-containing protein codes for MKRKTSLPVSYRLAVTSRVLAAVVGGYLLASLVSVCMAFWLPTSRADAVISGMLSSFVFYLLAVIWCFACRTAWRAWFGVLLPSAMLAAFAGLTYWMART; via the coding sequence ATGAAACGCAAAACCTCACTTCCCGTTTCCTACCGTCTTGCCGTGACTTCGCGGGTACTGGCGGCTGTGGTCGGCGGTTACTTGCTGGCGTCACTGGTCAGCGTGTGCATGGCGTTTTGGTTGCCCACCAGCCGCGCCGATGCAGTGATCAGCGGCATGCTGAGTTCGTTTGTGTTCTATCTGCTGGCGGTGATCTGGTGTTTTGCCTGCCGCACTGCCTGGCGTGCCTGGTTCGGCGTGTTGCTGCCCAGCGCGATGCTGGCCGCGTTCGCCGGGTTGACGTACTGGATGGCACGCACATGA
- a CDS encoding LysR family transcriptional regulator produces MATPRFDGVELFLQIVESGNLTEAAERLNLTRSAVGKGLARLEARLGTSLLQRSTRRQRLTEDGQAYYEHCLRALAELEAAESVLESGRQQPRGRLRASLPLAFGHHYAAPALWGLMDHFPQLEIEISFSDRLIDLAQEGFDLAVRIGALPDTDRLSARRLGEQAIALAASPAYLQRTSRIESIADLAGHRGIAYRSNAPHRERVASPLILDDLQAVADAAIAGVGLAWLPSWLIAHYVLRGQLQAVLPDHREQPMPIHVIWPTATHMPAKTRCAIDALVAGTPSCLAGS; encoded by the coding sequence ATGGCCACTCCGCGTTTTGATGGTGTTGAACTGTTTTTGCAGATCGTCGAGAGCGGCAATCTGACGGAGGCCGCCGAACGGCTGAACCTCACGCGCTCGGCGGTTGGCAAAGGCCTGGCGCGCCTCGAGGCGCGGTTGGGCACGTCCTTGTTGCAACGCTCTACCCGGCGCCAGCGTCTAACCGAGGACGGGCAGGCCTATTACGAGCATTGCCTGCGTGCGCTGGCGGAACTGGAAGCCGCCGAATCCGTGCTGGAAAGTGGCCGTCAGCAGCCACGCGGACGGTTAAGGGCCAGCTTGCCTTTGGCGTTCGGTCATCACTATGCGGCGCCGGCGTTGTGGGGGCTGATGGACCATTTTCCGCAACTGGAGATCGAGATTTCCTTCTCCGATCGATTGATCGACTTGGCTCAGGAAGGCTTCGACCTGGCAGTGCGCATCGGCGCATTGCCCGACACCGACCGCTTGAGCGCAAGGCGCCTGGGGGAGCAGGCGATTGCCCTGGCGGCGTCACCCGCCTACCTGCAGCGCACCAGTCGAATCGAATCCATCGCGGACCTCGCCGGGCATCGGGGCATTGCCTACCGCAGCAATGCCCCGCACCGCGAGCGGGTCGCCTCGCCGTTGATCCTCGATGACCTGCAGGCCGTGGCCGATGCCGCCATCGCCGGGGTCGGCCTGGCCTGGTTGCCCAGCTGGCTGATCGCCCACTACGTACTGCGTGGGCAACTGCAGGCGGTATTGCCGGACCACCGCGAGCAACCGATGCCGATCCATGTCATCTGGCCCACGGCGACGCACATGCCGGCCAAGACCCGGTGCGCCATCGACGCGTTGGTGGCCGGCACACCGTCGTGCCTGGCGGGTAGTTGA
- a CDS encoding sigma-70 family RNA polymerase sigma factor, whose translation MQPSNTVEVLYHDHHHWLTGWLRRKLGCPESAADLAQDTFIRVLTARETPTLIEPRAFLTTIAKRVLFNHYRRQDLERAYLDALAQMPEYTAPSEEERAIILQTLMELDQLLDGLAPLVKRAFLLAQLDGLTYAQIGAELGISIATVKRHLNKAAMRCYFAL comes from the coding sequence TTGCAGCCGTCCAACACTGTTGAAGTCCTGTACCACGACCATCACCACTGGCTCACCGGCTGGTTGCGACGCAAGCTCGGCTGCCCGGAAAGTGCCGCCGACCTGGCCCAGGACACCTTCATTCGCGTGCTCACCGCACGGGAAACCCCGACGCTGATCGAACCCCGCGCCTTCCTCACCACCATCGCCAAGCGTGTGCTGTTCAACCATTACCGCCGTCAGGACCTGGAGCGCGCCTACCTCGACGCCCTGGCGCAAATGCCCGAGTACACGGCACCGTCGGAAGAAGAGCGGGCAATCATCCTGCAAACCCTGATGGAGCTGGACCAGTTGCTGGATGGCTTGGCGCCCCTGGTTAAACGCGCGTTCCTGCTGGCCCAGCTCGACGGCCTGACCTACGCGCAAATCGGAGCGGAACTGGGGATCTCCATCGCCACGGTCAAGCGCCACCTGAATAAAGCAGCGATGCGCTGCTACTTCGCCCTATGA
- a CDS encoding HPF/RaiA family ribosome-associated protein, translating into MQIQVNSDNHIESSIRLEEWVRTTIESTLERYEEDLTRVEVYLRDENGDKPGPHDLSCRLEARPKGHQPISVLHKADTLEQAIDGAATKLEHALEHLYGKLRGKPRAAGQSLPNTKADEAELEEEFLENEQAALNG; encoded by the coding sequence ATGCAAATCCAAGTCAATAGCGATAACCATATTGAAAGCAGCATCCGACTGGAGGAGTGGGTACGTACCACCATTGAGAGCACGCTCGAACGTTATGAAGAAGATCTGACCCGCGTCGAGGTTTACCTGCGGGACGAGAACGGTGACAAGCCCGGTCCACACGATCTGAGTTGCCGACTGGAAGCACGGCCAAAAGGCCATCAACCGATTTCGGTCCTCCATAAAGCCGATACGCTGGAACAGGCGATCGATGGCGCCGCTACCAAGCTGGAGCATGCCCTGGAGCATCTGTACGGCAAACTGCGCGGCAAACCACGCGCCGCGGGTCAAAGCCTGCCCAATACCAAGGCCGACGAGGCTGAGCTTGAAGAGGAATTCCTGGAAAACGAACAGGCTGCGCTTAACGGCTGA